One part of the Glycine soja cultivar W05 chromosome 11, ASM419377v2, whole genome shotgun sequence genome encodes these proteins:
- the LOC114373511 gene encoding probable 2-oxoglutarate-dependent dioxygenase ANS translates to MQVVSDEAIMTTRVQSLAQSGLSRVPPQYIQPPQTRPIRHAPPESDSDSESIPVIDLCSFDPTQRASTRDSIARACRHWGAFHVTNHGVPPSLLASLRRAGLSFFSDTPMPDKLRYSCSAAAASEGYGSKMLATTTTTTTSDQNGAVQVLDWRDYFDHHTLPLSRRNPTRWPESPSDYRELVARYSDEMNVLAQKLLALISESLGLRASCIEDAVGEFYQNITISYYPPCPEPDLTLGLQSHSDMGAITLLIQDDVGGLQVLKGSDKWVTVQPLSDAVLVLLADQTEIITNGKYRSCEHRAITNPDRARLSVATFHDPAKTAKISPASELINDSSPAKYRDVVYGDYVSSWYTKGPGGKRNIDALVLDS, encoded by the exons ATGCAAGTAGTAAGCGACGAAGCCATCATGACGACGAGGGTGCAATCCCTCGCCCAATCGGGTCTCTCCCGGGTCCCACCCCAATACATCCAACCTCCTCAAACCCGACCCATCCGTCACGCCCCACCCGAATCCGACTCCGACTCCGAATCCATTCCGGTCATCGACCTCTGCTCCTTCGACCCCACCCAACGCGCCTCCACCCGCGACTCCATCGCACGCGCCTGCCGCCACTGGGGCGCCTTCCACGTCACCAACCACGGCGTCCCCCCTTCCCTCCTCGCCTCCCTCCGCCGCGCCGGCCTGTCCTTCTTCTCCGACACCCCCATGCCGGACAAGCTCCGCTACTCCTGCTCCGCCGCCGCCGCCTCCGAGGGCTACGGCAGCAAAATGCtcgcaacaacaacaacaacaacaacctccgATCAAAACGGCGCCGTTCAGGTCCTCGATTGGAGGGATTACTTCGACCACCACACGCTCCCCCTCTCTCGCCGGAACCCTACCCGGTGGCCGGAGTCTCCCTCCGATTACCGTGAGCTGGTGGCGAGGTACAGCGACGAGATGAATGTTCTGGCGCAAAAGTTGCTGGCTTTGATTTCGGAGAGTCTTGGGTTGCGAGCTTCGTGCATTGAAGATGCTGTTGGGGAGTTTTATCAGAACATTACGATTAGTTATTACCCTCCGTGCCCCGAACCGGATCTTACTCTCGGGTTGCAATCGCATTCTGATATGGGAGCAATCACGCTTCTGATTCAGGATGATGTGGGGGGTCTTCAGGTTCTCAAGGGTAGTGACAAGTGGGTCACTGTTCAGCCTTTGTCAGATGCTGTTCTTGTTCTATTGGCTGACCAAACTGAG ATTATAACCAATGGAAAGTACAGGAGCTGTGAGCATAGGGCAATTACTAATCCTGATAGAGCAAGGCTCTCTGTGGCAACATTTCATGACCCTGCTAAGACAGCCAAGATCTCCCCTGCTTCTGAACTGATAAACGACTCATCGCCGGCTAAATACCGTGATGTTGTTTATGGAGACTATGTTTCATCATGGTATACCAAAGGCCCTGGAGGAAAACGAAATATTGATGCACTTGTACTGGATTCTTAG
- the LOC114373200 gene encoding uncharacterized protein LOC114373200: protein MDRIYKRFEELDVYGKVTFKSKLREFVYPDENPMCPPPSKVNTKDAPKKLTKRSQRSTKRDLSYWEYVDAYHSVQNSNNLVRRNASSSEPSKPAKMIPMLDQFVPFIQGFIEDVVDVKANGNCGYRLVAALLDMGEESWAVMHNELIKELGKWLQDYIKLFGGTERFE from the coding sequence atggaTAGGATATATAAAAGATTTGAGGAACTTGATGTCTACGGCAAAGTTACTTtcaagagtaaacttcgagaatTCGTGTATCCCGATGAAAACCCTATGTGTCCTCCTCCGTCAAAGGTTAACACCAAAGATGCACCGAAGAAACTAACAAAAAGAAGCCAAAGATCGACAAAGCGTGATCTGTCAtattgggagtatgttgatgcttatcATTCAGTTCAAAACAGCAACAATTTAGTCAGACGTAATGCATCATCTTCTGAACCATCGAAGCCAGCAAAGATgatcccgatgttggatcaatttgtgCCATTTATACAGGGTTTCATTGAGGACGTTGTTGATGTGAAAGCAAATGgcaactgtggatatcggttaGTTGCCGCTTTGTTAGATATGGGAGAAGAATCTTGGGCAGTGATGCACAacgaattgattaaagaacttggcaaatgGTTGCAAGACTACATAAAGCTCTTTGGTGGCACGGAGAGATTTGAATAG
- the LOC114373201 gene encoding protein MAIN-LIKE 2-like: MVRTRGLDRALGSGRGRDMSQDAHQPEVPRRRRPTTSVCRQQVHFPHMTEDVTQTPEDVPQLNEDVPHVFDATPEMTGIVDAADAEGVATNGSEGSPAADEGFPGGPHDPLERLELKLVSYGRKVDKFGRPAPEIEGMIAATRLSPLIRCSVITTDLGLISAFVERWHKETSTFHLPEGELTITLDDVSSLLHLPIIGALHSFEPLVTSDAVMLLTKLLEVSSEEAKAETRQASEPHVRLSWLREVYQSRCRAKRWVVAACAYLLHLVGCTLFANKSATHVHVMHLEAFRDLA, from the exons ATGGTTAGAACAAGAGGTTTAGATCGTGCCTTAGGATCTGGTAGAGGCAGAGACATGAGTCAGGATGCGCATCAACCTGAAGTTCCTCGACGTCGTAGGCCAACTACTTCAGTATGTAGGCAACAAGTTCATTTTCCTCATATGACTGAGGACGTTACTCAGACACCTGAGGATGTGCCTCAGTTAAATGAGGATGTTCCTCATGTGTTTGACGCTACTCCGGAGATGACAGGTATCGTCGATGCTGCGGACGCAGAGGGAGTGGCTACTAATGGTAGTGAGGGGTCACCTGCTGCTGAtgagggattccctggtgggCCACACGACCCATTG GAACGACTAGAGCTGAAGTTGGTCTCCTATGGTAGAAAAGTAGATAAATTTGGGAGACCAGCGCCTGAGATAGAAGGCATGATTGCAGCCACCAGATTGAGTCCACTAATAAGGTGTTCGGTAATTACCACTGATCTTGGACTTATATCCGCCTTCGTCGAGAGGTGGCATAAGGAGACCAGCACCTTCCACCTGCCAGAAGGAGAGTTGACGATCACTCTAGATGACGTGTCGTCACTCCTACACCTTCCCATCATTGGTGCGCTGCATAGCTTCGAGCCGCTGGTTACTTCCGACGCGGTCATGCTGTTGACGAAGCTGCTTGAGGTCAGCTCTGAGGAGGCTAAAGCTGAGACCCGTCAGGCATCTGAGCCTCATGTTCGGTTGTCCTGGCTTCGGGAGGTGTACCAGAGTAGGTGTCGGGCCAAACGATGGGTTGTAGCAGCCTGCGCGTATCTCCTCCACTTggtcggttgcactcttttcgctaacaagagtgcaacacatGTTCATGTCATGCACCTGGAGGCTTTCAGGGATCTGGCCTAG